The window TGAAGCCGCCGGTCTCGAGTAGGCTCCGGGCGATGTAGTTGGTGAGGTTCCGGAAGCCCAGGGCGGAGCCGCGGAGATGTTCGAGGCGGCCGTTGATCGCCTCGGTCGGGCCGTTGCTGGTGCCGGGTCGGGCGAAGAACGCGAGCACGTCGGTGGCGCGCTGTTTCAATGTCCGGCCGAGGCGGCGGATCTCTGTGAGAGCGGCCGGGACGCCGCTGCTGACAGCATCGATCACCTGCCGCATCATCTCCTTCCCCTTGGTCTTGTCGGGTTCGCGGTAGGCAGCGACGATGCGTTGGTAGATGCCCCAGCTCGCTTCGACTTCGACGTGCTCCTCGATGGCGAACACCGCGTCGAGCCGTGCGGTCTGCTTCCCAAGCAGATGGCGCGGGTTCGATTCCCGTCAGTCCCTCCATAGGATTATTCCCAGGTCAGACCGGCATTCCATCGGCCGTAAGTTCGACCCGGATGACCGCCTCCAGGCCCGTTCGTGCCCTCTCCGTGCCCTTAGCCTCCAGAACGCGAGGCTCTAGCGCGGCTCCAGCGAGGGTGTCGAGCGTGGCCGCGATGCCGACGTTCCGCTCCTCCGCGACATGCTGATAGATCAGCGCCGCGCGTGCTGTGGAGTGACCGGCGCGGGCCATGAGTTCGCGCGTCGTCGCCCCACCCTGCGCCGCCATCGTGAGCCCGGCGTGCCGCACGTCGTGCACGTGGAAGTGGCCGAGCCCGATGCTCCGCGCCGCCTTGCGCCACGCCTGCCCGAGCGCGTTCCCCGTGATCGCCTCCCCATCGGCGCGAGGGAACAGCGGCGACTTGCCGAACCCGGTGGTCGCGGCCAGGTGCGCCTCGACCTCCGCGGCGATGCGAGGAGGGAGCGCCACGGAGCGCGAGTTGCCGGTCTTCGTGGCCGTGGTAATGAACTCGCCCCGCACACGGATCGTCTGCCGCTCCACCCTCAGCACCCCTCCGGCGTAGTCGCCCCGCTGGAGGGCGACGAGTTCACCGACGCGCAGGTGCGCGCCGAACATTACCCGGATCGGGAGCGTCCACTGCTCCGGCATGGCGTTGACGATGGCGGCGAGCGCCTCCGGCGTCATGTACGGGCGCTCAGGGTGGGCGACCGACCCGGCCCCGACGATCTGGCATGGGTTCGACCCGATCAGCCCGTCACGCACGGCCGTCTGGAGGATGGAGCGCAGGAGGGTGTACGCCTGCCGGAGCCGCGACTCGCCCGTGGGGATAGGCGGGGCCTCCGGGGGCTCGACGCCGCGCCGCTTCGCCGCCTCCACGACCTTGCGCCGGGCCTCCTCCGCGCGCAGTTTCAGCGTGGCGGCAAGGACTTTGCGCGCGCGGCTGTACCAGGCCCGGACGATGGCCGGGGTGATCGTGTTCAGCGGGTAGTCGTGGAGCGGGGCGAGCGACCGGCGAGGAGGTCTTCGTTGTTCGCGCGCGTCTTGGGCGCGAGTCTGCCCCTTGAACCGCCGTTCTCGATCCAGTCGGCGGCGTAGGGGCCGAACGTCTCGGACCCGGCCCGGTGGTCACGGAACTGCCCGCGCATCTTGTCGGCGCGCACCCCGGCGAGCCAGTCGAGAGCCTCTCGCTTCGTCGCGAACGTCGTCGGGGCGGTGACGCGCTGGCCGTTGGCCTCCGGGTAGCGGGCCTGGTAGCGGCCTGAGGGCAGTTTGCGGACGGTCCCGAAGGATGCCCGGTTCGTCTTGCGCGCGCTCATCGCGTGCTCCTCTCGGTGGTTGTGGTGCGGCTCGGCCGACCATCGAACATGCCGCGCTCTGCCGCGCGGTCGAGACGCCGCTGGACGGTGGCACGGCTCATGTGCAGGGCCGCGGCGGTGGCGGCGATGGGGCTTGGGCTCCAGCGGTGCTTGGTGTACTCCTCGACCGCGGCGCGCAGTTCCTCGTCGGTGACCACCTGCCCGCGCTTCGGCGGAACCGGTGCAGGCTGGGGCGCGTTCTCGATGGCCTGAGCGACTCCCTCGAAGCGGGCGAGCCCAGTGGGGCCGACCTCGCCCACGGACGCTGGAGGAGGGCCACCGACCGCGCGCCAGTGGATGGCTCGCACGACCTCGGGAACTCGGATCGCCCGGAGCGCGTTCGTGGTGACCTCCAGCGATGCGTCGGCATCGGCCAGCAGGACGCCCGTGAGGGTCACGCGCCCATCCTCGGCGGTGCCGGTGCGCACCCAGAACGACGGGGCCGCGGGCTCGCGCGTGTCTTCGATGAGGAGCCACCCGGCCCCCTGTGTGAGGCCCTCGGGCACCGGCTGGTCGTCTCTCACGTTCCATCGCGCGGTCTGCGTCATGAGCATGAGGCTACATCGTTGGCGCGGGTCTTGCTACACCGATGCATCTGTGTCTCTATCGCTTGGCCCCAGAATCTCAGGTGTCTCACCCGCCTGCGCCGAAGTTGAGATAGCAATAGGTGCGCATCACTGTCTCATATGACCTAGCGTGATCGCCATGAGCCTGATCGACACCGTGCGAACTCGAAGCGCACTCCCCACCCCGGCACTCCGCCGCGCCATCCGTGAGGCGGCGGGCGTCTCCCAGGGTCAGATCGCCCGCGAACTCGGCGTGCACCGCATGACCGTCTGCCGCTGGGAGGCAGGCACGTCCACCCCGACCGGCGACCACCTGCACGCATAAGCGGCGATGCTGACCGCCCTCTCGGACGCCACGCGAGGGGGTGCGCGATGACCGCGGCAACGCTCACGCTCGCTGACCTCCGCGACCGCGCGACCTGCACCATCCCCGAGGCATCCGCCGTGCTCGGCCTCTCCGCGTGGGCGGGCTACCAGGCCGCTCAGCGGGGCGAGATTCCCGTTCTCACGCTCGGTCGCCGCAAGGTCGTGCCGGTCCCGGCGCTCCTCCGGATGCTCGATGGCGAGCCGGTAGACGAACCCACCGCGCTCGCGCGCCCGAAGCGCTGAGCCGTCCGGAGGGTGACCCTGATGGACACGACACAGCAGACCTCGGAGCCGTTCGTCGCGATGCTCGCCGCGCTCGACCGCTTCGACGCGCACCTGGCCGAGTTCGCCTCCGCAGTTGCGGAGAGTGAACGATGACGGCGGGCTGGGTGCGGGCTCCTCACTGGGTGACGCGCGAGGCCGTACCCGCGTTCGGACTCACCCCGCCGCAGATCGCCGTCTACGCCGTTCTGCGCGACCGCGCCGATGAGCACGGCGTGACGTTCCCAGGTCAGGACCTCATCGCGCGAGAGTCGGGCCAGTCGCCGCGAGCGGTGCGTGCCGCGCTGAAGCGCCTCATCGAGGCCGGGCTCGTGGAGGTGGTGAGCCGTGGCACGAAGCAGGGCAACCGATACCGCGTGGGGATGCGCCCGCCGCTGTCGATTCCGGCATCTCCTGCCGCATTCACGTCGGCACCCACGGAGATGATTCCGGCATCTCCTGCCTCCGATTCCGGCACCTCGTGCCTGTCGATTGAGGCACCAGATGCCTACGAAGTAGACCCAGGGAAGAAGACCCAAGAAGTAGACCCACTTCTAAAGCCGCCCTCGCGAGGTCGGCGGCTCGATGACCTCCCGGCATCTCCTCGGCAACTGGCGTTCATCGGTGACCTCACGCGAGCCCTCGACTACGAGTTCCCCAGCGTCGAATCACGCGAGCACGCGAACGACCTCATCACCGAGTACTGGCACGAGATGGAGCGCCGCCGCGCCGAAGGTGAACCGCTCGACGGCTCGATCACAGACCTATCCCCAGCCGGTCAGCGCTATGCGCGCAGTCACGGCCTCACGTTCACCGACAGAGAGGAGGGCGCTCGATGAGC is drawn from Pseudoclavibacter chungangensis and contains these coding sequences:
- a CDS encoding tyrosine-type recombinase/integrase — its product is MEAAKRRGVEPPEAPPIPTGESRLRQAYTLLRSILQTAVRDGLIGSNPCQIVGAGSVAHPERPYMTPEALAAIVNAMPEQWTLPIRVMFGAHLRVGELVALQRGDYAGGVLRVERQTIRVRGEFITTATKTGNSRSVALPPRIAAEVEAHLAATTGFGKSPLFPRADGEAITGNALGQAWRKAARSIGLGHFHVHDVRHAGLTMAAQGGATTRELMARAGHSTARAALIYQHVAEERNVGIAATLDTLAGAALEPRVLEAKGTERARTGLEAVIRVELTADGMPV
- a CDS encoding helix-turn-helix transcriptional regulator → MSLIDTVRTRSALPTPALRRAIREAAGVSQGQIARELGVHRMTVCRWEAGTSTPTGDHLHA
- a CDS encoding DNA-binding protein produces the protein MTAATLTLADLRDRATCTIPEASAVLGLSAWAGYQAAQRGEIPVLTLGRRKVVPVPALLRMLDGEPVDEPTALARPKR
- a CDS encoding helix-turn-helix domain-containing protein; protein product: MTAGWVRAPHWVTREAVPAFGLTPPQIAVYAVLRDRADEHGVTFPGQDLIARESGQSPRAVRAALKRLIEAGLVEVVSRGTKQGNRYRVGMRPPLSIPASPAAFTSAPTEMIPASPASDSGTSCLSIEAPDAYEVDPGKKTQEVDPLLKPPSRGRRLDDLPASPRQLAFIGDLTRALDYEFPSVESREHANDLITEYWHEMERRRAEGEPLDGSITDLSPAGQRYARSHGLTFTDREEGAR